TCGGGCCTGCCCCCCTCCTACGCGGCCGCGACGCCCGATGGTTGCCCGGCCTCGTGACGACCGCGACGACGGATCCCGTCAGTAGTCCCGCAGCGACTCGCGGACGTGCCGGCGCGCGTGGTGGATTCGGGACTTCAGGGTCCCGACCGGGATGTCGAGTTGCTCGGCGATCTCCTGATAGTCGAGCTGGCACAGGTCACGCAGCACGAGCGCGGTCGCCAGCTCGGGCCGGTGGGCCTCCAGTGCTCGGATCCCGGGGTTGGTTCACGCGGCCCGCGAGACGCTCGGACGGCGGGTCCGGCGCCGCCCGGTCAGCGGACGATCTGCAGGCCCGCCGCGACGGCGCCGCGCAGGTTCAGGTAGTGGGAGATGCGGTCGACGGCCGCCGTGTACTGGGTGCGGCGGCGGTCCAGCCGCGGCATCGGCTTGATCGCGGCAGCCAGGTTCACGACGCGGATGGTGGGCTTCAACGACAGCCAGATCGGGGTGGCCTGGGCCTGGGTGACCTTCCAGCGGTGGTTCGGCTGCTCGGTGAAGGTGAACGTGGCGATGACCCCCTCCCGGTTGGCGTCGACCGGGAAGTCGTGCCGGGCGAGCGTGTTGCCCACGCCGTACGCGATCCACTTGTCGCCG
This genomic stretch from Micromonospora krabiensis harbors:
- a CDS encoding sigma factor-like helix-turn-helix DNA-binding protein, whose amino-acid sequence is MRALEAHRPELATALVLRDLCQLDYQEIAEQLDIPVGTLKSRIHHARRHVRESLRDY